In Hymenobacter volaticus, the genomic window TGTCACGCTTTGGGGTGTTGCCCCACCGTAACCTCTTGACTCCCACTAAAGCGGCCGGTGCCATTATTAAGCCGCACGCTCACTGCATTATCACCGCTGTTTGCTGCGAATATATCAAGGTCGCCGTCGGCATCCACGTCGCCTACTGCTAGGCCTTGAGGACGGGTACCCACGGCCACATTCTGACCTTCTGTGAATGTGCCTGTGTTAGAACCGCTGGCATCACCACCATTCAAATGGGTAATTACTCGGCTTTGGTTATTGCTAGTAGAGAGCAAGTCTAAATCACCATCACCGTCGATATCTCCTATTACTACAACTCTAACTTGAAGGACAGATATCTCCTGACGACCATCAAACGTACCGGTGCCATTGTTGATTCGTACACTGAGAGAACTGGTGCCATTAGCCACAACCAAGTCCAAGTCACCATCACCGTCGATGTCACCTAGCGCCATACTAGCAGGGTCATTACTGACAGGCACATCTTGACCTGTGTCAGTGAAAGTGCCACTTCCATTATTGAGGCGTACACTTACTGTGCTGCTTGCAGTCTGGCTTGAATTGCCGCCGTTCGCACAAAGCAAATCCAAGTCGCCGTCGCCGTCGACATCTGCAGTGGCCACGTAGTATGGAAGTTTGCCTACAACTACGTTCTGATGAGTGTTGCTGAACGTGCCCGCGCCGTCATTAAAGCGCACGTTCACGGTACCGGGCCGGTCTCCGATGCCGCTACGCTCGTTGGCCGTCAGCAGATCCAGGTTGCCATCCCCGTTTACATCAGCTAACACCGAATTTCTAGGATTAGAGCCTACGCCCACGTTTAGGTTACCACTGAAGGTGCCTCGGCCACCGCCGCCCGTAGCGGTAGTGAACTGAAAAACCTGTTTGCTGGCTGCCGCCCCACTTGTGCCTTGCAGCGTGGCCGGAACAGTAGCAAACACCGTTTCGCCAGGCTTGAAATCGGTGGTAGGATCAAACGTGACAGTATTGCCATTAGTAGAGTAGGTGCCAGTCTTCTTACCTCCTGCTTGGGACGAATACACCGTAAGGTTATTGCCAGTAGCAGCGTTAATGCTCTCTGAGAAGCTAGCTGCCACGGGCGTAGCGCGGGCGGCTGTCACAGCGTTGCGTGCTGGCGAAAGAGCCGTGACAGTCGGGCCCTGGGCTAAAGCTGCTCCAGCCGGAACTAGGGCTAGTAGAAAAGTGCCTATGGTTCCAGCTAGGTGCCGCTTGGCCGCGTACAGCCGCCAACGAAATGGGGAAGTTGCCAACGACTGTCCTAGTGAAGTCGAAAAAAAGTAGTTGTCATTCATGCTGCGTTGCGCTATCAAAACTGGGAGTGCCCAGCAATTCAACAAGTACCATACTCTGTTCACTGAAGAAGTCTGGATTCAGGAAGCAGGTGCCTTCTTGTAGCAGCAGCTTCTTGAGTGTGAGGAATGGAGTAGCAGGTGCTGATCCTGACGCTTCGATGAAGCAGTCAGTAGCTCTGCCTAGCTATTGAAGCACGCCTTTCCTTATGCTCGAATTCTATTGAACAAGAGAGCTTCCGGTTTTTAGCAGTAAAGTATTTACTTGAAATGGAACGGTATTGTTCAAAACTAATAAAAATTGTTACAGACTTAATACTCTGATTTTCTGATGACCTATTCTTCGTGGTGCCATCCTTAGGCAAGCCGAGAATCTCGACAACGCCAACGGCTCAGTTCACTAGCGCATGTCGTGCTAGTGAACTGAGCCGTTGGCGTTGTTGGAATGCGAGGAAAACTCTACTGCTGGGTAATCAATAGGGACCGGCTTGTAACGGTGATTGAATACTTTATAGCGCCACTTTCTTCTCGCCTTTGTTCACACCTAGAACAAACTTGATGAGGCCGTCCATATAGGTCTGCTGGTCGTCGTAGAGGCTCATGTGGCTACCGTTGGGGCAGATGAGGGCCGTACCGTTCTGCACTTGAGTGGCAATGCGGCGCATGTGCTCAGGGTCCATGGTGTCGTACTTGCCGCCGATAGAGAGGACGGGTACCGACAGCTTGGGTAGATCCTTGGTCCGGTCCCAGGTGGTAAGCTTGCCAGCGATGCCGAACTCACTCGGGCCTTGCATGGTCACGTAGAGCGAATTGTTGCTTTTGCTGAACGAGCGGTTGACGGGCTCGGGCCACTTATCCAAGGGCATGCGCAGGATGTGCTCAGTGTAGAAGTTGGGCATCAGCAACTCCATATAGCGCGGATTCTGGAAGTCTTTGCGGGCTTCAATCTGTCGGATTTCGGCTAGTACTTCGGGTTTCATCTGCTTGGCCAGCACTTCGTTGGCGTACTTGCCGTACTCGGGCAACTCATCATCATATTAGAAATGATGAGTCCCTTCAGGTTCTGCTGATATTTGAAGGCGTACTCGGCCGCTAGAATGCCACCCCAGGAGTGGCCGAGCAGGTAAAAGTTGTCGTTGGTTAGGTTCAAGGCCTTACGCACCTGCTCGACTTCCTCCACGTAGCGCGGCAAGCTCCACATAGCGGTGTCCTTGGGGTTATCGGAGTTGCCGCAGCCGAGCTGGTCATAATAAATGAACTCGATACCTTCGGCGGGCAGGAAGTTCTCCAGGCACTCGAAATACTCGTGCGTGGCGCCGGGGCCGCCGTTGAGCAGCAGCACCTTCATCTTGGGGTTGTTGCCAAACCGCTTGGTCCAGACGTTGAACTTGCCTTTGAGTGTGGTAATCGGAATGACTTGCACACCACCATCCTGCACACCCGATTCAGCGCGCTGGAAATAGGTGGACACCGGAGAAGCGGCCGTTTCCTGCTTGGATTGGGTGGAGCAGGCAGTGGTCAGAATGCTTGCGAGGAGCAGAGCAGGGGCGAGTAGTTTGTTTAGCATAGTGAGCTAAACCTAACCATAATTTCAACCCTTCTCAAAGCTTGCCATAGAACTTTTGCCGGCCGTGTTATTCAACTACTGCGTTGAACTCGAACTCGTTCTTCTCCATTTGCATGACGTGTCTTCTTGCATGCTGTGCCAGGAAATAGATATACTCGTACACATCGAGCTTGCCTAAGCCATTCACACTCATGGTTGTTTTGTAGAGTATACCTTCGCCATTGTCAAGCTTTGCGAGAGTAGTAAGGCATTGGTGCGTTTGTTCCTTCAGTTGATTACGCACTTCTGCTAATGGCTTGTTTCCCGTTGGCTCCATATGCTCGGGCCGAATCCAGGCAAACGATTTATGCTGACCTATTTCGCTGAGTTTTGTGTACTGAAAATTGTAATTAGCTAGCTCGGCTGACAAGTCAACATGTTGAAAGTTTACTAGAGCTTTATTGGCGCCCTTCTCTATGAGAATAAGCAGGTAATGATTAGTTAAACCGATGTGCTCCAGAATTTCGTCTATCGTCCAGCCGCCGTTGCTTGGACGGTAAGCACGCAGACGGCTATCCTTATCGAACCACACATCAATGGCCGAAAAAGTGTTGATAAGCGCATTACTAACATCGGCGATGATGGGCTCTATCGTCATAGTATCAAGCTTGGGATAAGAAACTTCGTGTAGACGAAAGTCCGGAAAGCAAATGCGGGCCGCCCCAATGGGAGCGGCCCGCATTTGCCGATGATCTATCGGAATGATAGGTTTTACCCGAGCGTGTGGTATACTGCTTGCACATCGTCGTCCTCTTCAAACTTCTCGATGAGGTTCATTACTTCCTCTAGCTGGTCGCCTTCGAGGTGCACGGTGGTGTTGGGTACGCGCTGGAGTTGCGCCGAAACCACGGCGAGACCTTTTTCTTCGAGCGCCTTCTGCATCTGGCCGAAGTCGGTGAAGCTGGTTTCCACCACGATAAAGTCTTTCACGTTGCCGTGTTCATCTTCTTCCTGGTCGGCGTACACGTCTTCGGCGCCGGCGTCAATTAATTCAAGTTCCAACTCGTCGAGGTCGAGTCCTTCGGCAGCGAGGCGGAATACGCCTTTGCGAGTGAAGGTGTAGTCGGAGGAGCCGGCGGTGCCGAGGGCGCCGTTGCCCCGGTTGAAATACATGCGCACGTTGGCTACGGTGCGAGTGGGATTGTCGGTGGCGGTTTCAATCACGACGGCCACACCGTGGGGTGCGTAGCCTTCATACACCACTTCCTGGTAGTCCTTTTCTTCTTTGCTGCTGGCCCGCTTGATGGCGGCTTCTACCCGGTCTTTCGGCATGTTCACGCCTTTGGCGTTTTGCATGGCCGTGCGCAAGCGGGAATTGGCATCTGGATTCGTACCGCCTTCCTTCACGGCCATTACAATTTCCCGGCCGATACGGGTGAAGTCTTTCGACATCCGGTCCCAGCGCTTCATTTTACGGCCTTTACGAAATTCAAATGCGCGTCCCATCTATAGTAAGTTGGTGAAATAGTGAATTGGTGAGTTTTGTGTCGGCGAGGATGGGCCGAAAGAGGCGTGCAAGTTAATAGAAAGCCCAGCGGGGCGCAATTGCTATTCGCGCTAGGGGCCGCTTAACGTGCCAGGACTGATGGCAAAGCCCTTATTGGGCCCGAAGCGTATACGTGCTGGAGTTCCCCGCCGGAAACCCCTGGATAACAAGCGTAAGCAGGTTGTTGCGCAGGCGGAAAGAACCCTGGTCGGTGCGGGGCTGGCCTTTTTTGTCGGTGTAGGAGAAGCTGATCTGGTCGCCAGAGAAAGTGAACTTGCCGGTCTGGTCGAAGCTCATGGTAGTGCCGGCGTTGGCGAGTTGCAGATGCTTCTGGTAGGTACCGTTGGGGTTGAGGGTAAGCGTGCCGCCTACGCCTTTGGCGGCAATAGGAGTGGGGCCGCTGCTCTTATCCAGAATATCGTAGGTGAGGTAAGTATAGGTAGTGAAAAACGACGGTTTGAGCGTGGGAGCCGCTGAGGCCGCTCGTTGTGCCAGCGCAGCCGACGGGGCAGCCAATACGAGGCAGGCAAGAAAAAAGAGAAGACGAATCATCCCGAAATGTAACACCACAGTGTGGTTTCCTTGCTCTTAGATGAAGGAAAGGAGTTGTTACTGTTTCATTGAAAGACGAAAGAAGGCATTGCTTAGCATACTGATGCTCAGACTTTGTGGTAACCAAAAGCAACTAGCCTCAGCCCCTACACGTGTAGGAACTGAGGCTAGGATAGCAAAGTGTGGAGCGTGCAGATGAGTCTAGCCGTTCTGCTATTACCACACCGTGTAAGCTGTACAGCTAGTTGGTCTACTTCTTGGAGCCCGTTGCAAAGCGGCGCGACGATACGTAGTCGGTGGAGGGAAAGGTCTGCTGCTTGCGGCGCTGTTGGCGCTGAAGTACAAGTAGAAGTGCTGCTCCGGCCAGCAAACCTACGCCCGTAAGGGCCAAGGTTAGGCGCTGAGGGAAAGGGTCGTCGGGGCGGCGGGCAAGTAAGCTACCCCGTTTTCATCGAGGCGAGCTGGGTCGTTGACGTAACGGCCGTAGGTGGGCATAGGAAAGAAGTTCGCCAACTTTTGGAGGCCATCGGTGGCTTCGGCGCCTTGTATGGCTGGGCCATGTCCACAG contains:
- a CDS encoding FG-GAP-like repeat-containing protein translates to MNDNYFFSTSLGQSLATSPFRWRLYAAKRHLAGTIGTFLLALVPAGAALAQGPTVTALSPARNAVTAARATPVAASFSESINAATGNNLTVYSSQAGGKKTGTYSTNGNTVTFDPTTDFKPGETVFATVPATLQGTSGAAASKQVFQFTTATGGGGRGTFSGNLNVGVGSNPRNSVLADVNGDGNLDLLTANERSGIGDRPGTVNVRFNDGAGTFSNTHQNVVVGKLPYYVATADVDGDGDLDLLCANGGNSSQTASSTVSVRLNNGSGTFTDTGQDVPVSNDPASMALGDIDGDGDLDLVVANGTSSLSVRINNGTGTFDGRQEISVLQVRVVVIGDIDGDGDLDLLSTSNNQSRVITHLNGGDASGSNTGTFTEGQNVAVGTRPQGLAVGDVDADGDLDIFAANSGDNAVSVRLNNGTGRFSGSQEVTVGQHPKA
- a CDS encoding DinB family protein, producing the protein MRAAPIGAARICFPDFRLHEVSYPKLDTMTIEPIIADVSNALINTFSAIDVWFDKDSRLRAYRPSNGGWTIDEILEHIGLTNHYLLILIEKGANKALVNFQHVDLSAELANYNFQYTKLSEIGQHKSFAWIRPEHMEPTGNKPLAEVRNQLKEQTHQCLTTLAKLDNGEGILYKTTMSVNGLGKLDVYEYIYFLAQHARRHVMQMEKNEFEFNAVVE
- a CDS encoding YebC/PmpR family DNA-binding transcriptional regulator: MGRAFEFRKGRKMKRWDRMSKDFTRIGREIVMAVKEGGTNPDANSRLRTAMQNAKGVNMPKDRVEAAIKRASSKEEKDYQEVVYEGYAPHGVAVVIETATDNPTRTVANVRMYFNRGNGALGTAGSSDYTFTRKGVFRLAAEGLDLDELELELIDAGAEDVYADQEEDEHGNVKDFIVVETSFTDFGQMQKALEEKGLAVVSAQLQRVPNTTVHLEGDQLEEVMNLIEKFEEDDDVQAVYHTLG
- a CDS encoding copper resistance protein NlpE N-terminal domain-containing protein — translated: MIRLLFFLACLVLAAPSAALAQRAASAAPTLKPSFFTTYTYLTYDILDKSSGPTPIAAKGVGGTLTLNPNGTYQKHLQLANAGTTMSFDQTGKFTFSGDQISFSYTDKKGQPRTDQGSFRLRNNLLTLVIQGFPAGNSSTYTLRAQ